The genomic stretch ACTTTCTGCCTTTGCCAATGGCCACTTCTAACCTTGGAATACAGACGGTTTCTGAGGGCGACATCAATTCGTATTACGGAGTTTCGAATGCGTACAGCGAAAAGATTCCTGAAGATTCTCCTTTGGGGCAGATCATGGAGACCGCAAAACCCGGAGATGCCTGGAAAAAAGGCTACGGCCACACTCAGAAATTTGATTATCAGGCAAATATTGATTCTGATCAGGTAAAAAAACATGTATTCACTTCATCCTGGAGCAATGCTACAGTTTCTTTTTCACTACCTACGGTAAGCTGGTATGCAGAAAATCAGCTGATGAAAAGCACCACTACCGATGAAGATGGCACTAAGCGTATTGATTTCAAAAATTCTAAGGGACAGATTATACTGGCAAGGAAGATGAGTGGAACCGCGCCTGTGGATACCTATTATCTTTATAATATCTATGACCAGCTGGTTTTGGTAATCACCCCGAAAGCCAACGAAAAAATTGCACAGAGCGGGAATGTGTTGACTCAGACTATTCTGGATGTGTACTGCTACCAGTATAAGTATGACAACCGCAACAGGATGGTAGAAAAAAGACTCCCGGGGAAAGACTTTTGGGAATATTTTGTGTATGATAAACAAAACCGACTTGTACTGTCTCAGGATGCCAACCAACACCTCAAGCAATGGTCTTTTGTGAAATACGATAAGTTTGGGAGAACGGTGTATACAGGGCATTTTGCCAATACATCGGGAAGAGCCGCTATGCAGGCTACCCTCAACAATATGTCTGCCAATGCAATAAACAACGAAAGCAGAAGCACAACTTCTTTTACCTCTGGCGGACAGGCAGTTTATTATACTAACGCAGCTTTCCCAACAGCCAGCATGACGGTACTTAGTGTGAATTACTATGATGAGTATGCACCCGGATCGCCCGCCAGACCCGCTGCTGTTTTGGGGAAACCTACCTTGTCTTCTGCAGCAACTATGTATACCTCCAATGGAATAACCAGCTACCGCAGCCTGAAGGGAATGCCCACTTCATCGTATATTAAAAATATAGAAGATGATCTGTGGACGCAATCTCATATGTGGTACGATAAAGACGGACGGGGCATTGGTTCTCACTCGATGAATCATCTGGGTGGTTATACAAAAACTGAAACCGATATGGATTTTGCAGGGGCTGTCACGAAAACCAAAACTTATCATAAAAGGCTGAATACAGATACTGAAAAGATCATTACAAACACCTTTGAATACGACGGCCAAAACAGGCTCCTAGTACAAAAGCATCAGATAGATAACAACCCGGAGGAAGTTCTGTCTCAGAATACCTATAATGATCTTGGGCAGGTAACGGTGAAAAAAGTGGGTAACACTATAGCCGCCCCGCTACAGACCGTAAAGTATACCTATAATATTCATGGCAGTCTGATCAGGATCAATGATCCTGCGAACCTTGGAAGTGACCTTTTCGGATATAAGATCAATTACAATGAAGTGGAAGGATTAGAAACCCCAAATACGGATTTTCCTGAGCTGAAAGTAAAACCGAGATATAACGGTAATATTGCAGAAGTATCGTGGAAGACTTTGACTGAAGAAAGTGAGCCTCTGAAAAGATACGGCTATGTCTATGATGAACTCAGCAGACTTTCTGCAGGGTTTTACCAAAAGGCGGGTAATGAAGCAGCAAAGGAATATTTTGAAAAGATAGACTATAATATAGACGGAAGCATTCAAAGGCTGAAAAGATCAGAAGGCGTATTGACAGGAAATACATTTGCCACGATGATCGATAACCTGAGATATGAATACAGCGGAAACAAGCTGACGAAAGTGACCGATGAACAGCAGAATGCATCGGGATACCCTTATCTTTCTGCTCCCAATACGATCGCTTATGATGCCAATGGAAATATGACCAATCATCTCGATAAAGGCATTTCTTCAATTCAGTATAATTATTTAAATTTACCGAACCAGGTTACCCAGAACGGTACCGTATCAAAATATACCTACCGTGCAGACGGGGTAAAAGTGAAGAAGATCTTTGGAGATATAGAAACCAATTATCTGGACGGGTTTCAGTATAAATCTACCAGAACCTCGGAATCAGTTGACGGATCAATAGGAGACCCCAATGAAGTGGCTGAAATGCAGCTCAGGATCATTCCGACCTCGGAAGGATATTATGATGCATGGCTTAACCAATATATTTACCAGTTTACCGATCATCTGGGAAATGTAAGACTTAGCTATTCTGATACCAATAAAGACGGTATTATCCAGCCAAGACAGTTTGCAACGAGCAAATGTACACCCGGAAAACCGCCCTTTAACATCCCTACGTGTATCGTATCATGGCAGCCGGGAGAGATTGTAGAGAGTAACACATACTATCCGTTTGGGTTACTGCATAATTACACGGCTACTACACAGAATGCCTACCAATATAAATACAACGGAAAGGAATTGCAGGAGACCGGAATGTATGATTACGGTGCAAGAATGTATATGCCTGATTTGGGACGGTGGGGAGTAGTAGATCCACTGGCGGAAGTCACCCCGAATTTCTCTCCTTATCATTATGTCAACAATAATCCTATAATGTTTATTGATCCTGATGGGATGCTTTCACAGTCTTTTATAGATGAAGTCTGGGGCTCTCCTTCAGGTACGACATGGACTAACACAGGTGATGGATTTACCAATAACTGGGGCGGAACGATGGACTATTCAGGATCTTCCATGAACTACAAAAGCTACAGTTCGTTAATAAACAACATGTCTACAGGCGATGGCGGAGGCAGCACAGCAGATGTATTGCTTGAACAAATTTTGATACCTTGGAAAAATGATGGAGGCAAAGGAGCTGGCTCTTATAACGGTCTGATGATGGACAGCGGAATTTTAAGCGCTTTACAGAACTGGAACTTTGAACAAAACTGGAGTAACTATTATCAAGCGGAAGCGAATTGTAAAATCTGTCAGGAGACAAAAGCTGTTGAACAATTTATATTTTTGGAACTGCCAATGCAGTTTGCGGGTGGAAGTTTGGTTTCTGCAGGTTGGAGAGCCATTGGGGCAGGTAGATATTTATCAGGAGTTGCTGGTAATTTGTATGGCAGAATTGCACCAAGAATTTTAGCTAATTTTAGCAAAACAGGAACGTATTCTGTTTATCATGGTCTTGATGCAGCAGGTAATATTAGATATGCAGGAATTACAAGCCGTGACCCAGCTTTACGATTTGCAGAACATATGGCAGCAGGTGGTGAAAAAGGATCTCTATTTTTTAGAACAATAGAAGGAGCTTCTGGTTTAACCAAATCACAAGCTCGAGTAATGGAACAGAACCTTATCAATCAATGGGGATTACAGAAAAACGGAGGTGTTTTATTAAACAAAATAAATTCTATCTCTCCAAAAAAATGGGGTTTTTATGGTGTAACGCCACCTTAATCAGATAATTATGGCAAAAAGAGTAATAACAAAAATAGGAGATATTTTCTCCGTAGAATTAGATAACGGGAATAAAAAATATTTTCAATATATCGCAAATGATTTAACACAGCTTAACAGCGATGTGATTCGTTCCTATAAAAAGGAATATTCTAAAGAGGTGCAACCCGATTATAGTGAATTGCTTTCAGGAGAAATCGACTTTCACGCTCATACAATGATAAATGTGGGTGTAAAACAAAATCTTTTTATACAAGAGGGTAAGCATTCCGTCTACCCAGAATCTGGAAATATACTTTTTAGAGATACAAATGATGCTGGACACGCTCCTGGAAAACACCAAGTCTACATTTCTGAAGACTGGTTCGTTTGGAAAATAAGCGATGATAATTTTAAAAAAGTTGGAAAACTAAAAGGAGAAAACCGTAATGCAGAAATTGGAATTGTAATGCCTCCTTTCGCAATAGCTGAACGAATAAAAACGGGAAAATTTAACTTTGTGTATCCTGATTTCGAATGATGGCAAAAAAATTAAAGACAAAAATAGGTGATATATTTTCAGTGCCTATTAACGACGAAGAAAAAAGGTATATGCAATTAATAGCATTTGACTTAACACAGCTAAATAGTGATGTTGTAAGGATTTTTGAAAAAAAATATTTCTTAGGGGAAAATCCTGATATGGAAAACATCATAAAGGATAATGTAAAAGTATATGCTCATTGCGGATGTGATTTTGGTTTAAAACTTAATCTTTGGAAGAAAGAAGGTGAAAGTTCCAATGTAGGAAATATAAAAGATGTATTATTTAAGGGTACTTC from Chryseobacterium indoltheticum encodes the following:
- a CDS encoding DUF6443 domain-containing protein; this translates as MKKILVLFNILFLSGVIFGQTSTQNYIYSKTYLSEDGSKKAEAIQYFDGLGRLKQTVSVKSTVTGKDLVVPVYYDELGRQNKDFLPLPMATSNLGIQTVSEGDINSYYGVSNAYSEKIPEDSPLGQIMETAKPGDAWKKGYGHTQKFDYQANIDSDQVKKHVFTSSWSNATVSFSLPTVSWYAENQLMKSTTTDEDGTKRIDFKNSKGQIILARKMSGTAPVDTYYLYNIYDQLVLVITPKANEKIAQSGNVLTQTILDVYCYQYKYDNRNRMVEKRLPGKDFWEYFVYDKQNRLVLSQDANQHLKQWSFVKYDKFGRTVYTGHFANTSGRAAMQATLNNMSANAINNESRSTTSFTSGGQAVYYTNAAFPTASMTVLSVNYYDEYAPGSPARPAAVLGKPTLSSAATMYTSNGITSYRSLKGMPTSSYIKNIEDDLWTQSHMWYDKDGRGIGSHSMNHLGGYTKTETDMDFAGAVTKTKTYHKRLNTDTEKIITNTFEYDGQNRLLVQKHQIDNNPEEVLSQNTYNDLGQVTVKKVGNTIAAPLQTVKYTYNIHGSLIRINDPANLGSDLFGYKINYNEVEGLETPNTDFPELKVKPRYNGNIAEVSWKTLTEESEPLKRYGYVYDELSRLSAGFYQKAGNEAAKEYFEKIDYNIDGSIQRLKRSEGVLTGNTFATMIDNLRYEYSGNKLTKVTDEQQNASGYPYLSAPNTIAYDANGNMTNHLDKGISSIQYNYLNLPNQVTQNGTVSKYTYRADGVKVKKIFGDIETNYLDGFQYKSTRTSESVDGSIGDPNEVAEMQLRIIPTSEGYYDAWLNQYIYQFTDHLGNVRLSYSDTNKDGIIQPRQFATSKCTPGKPPFNIPTCIVSWQPGEIVESNTYYPFGLLHNYTATTQNAYQYKYNGKELQETGMYDYGARMYMPDLGRWGVVDPLAEVTPNFSPYHYVNNNPIMFIDPDGMLSQSFIDEVWGSPSGTTWTNTGDGFTNNWGGTMDYSGSSMNYKSYSSLINNMSTGDGGGSTADVLLEQILIPWKNDGGKGAGSYNGLMMDSGILSALQNWNFEQNWSNYYQAEANCKICQETKAVEQFIFLELPMQFAGGSLVSAGWRAIGAGRYLSGVAGNLYGRIAPRILANFSKTGTYSVYHGLDAAGNIRYAGITSRDPALRFAEHMAAGGEKGSLFFRTIEGASGLTKSQARVMEQNLINQWGLQKNGGVLLNKINSISPKKWGFYGVTPP